One Pseudonocardia sediminis DNA window includes the following coding sequences:
- the lspA gene encoding signal peptidase II: MTEERDDPAGPRAGPGTVSSGVARRGVPLLAGIAAAVLVFDVLTKIAAVATLEQRPPLELLGGAVYLVLLRNPGAAWSMATGYTWVLTIVAIVVVGVIIRIARRLASTGWAIGLGLVLGGALGNLIDRFFRSPGPLRGHVVDMVSLFAPDGSVWPVFNVADSSIVCGGILLVVMAVRGIEIDGTRAPGKDAEDGAGKALGHG; this comes from the coding sequence GTGACCGAGGAGCGCGACGACCCCGCAGGACCCCGCGCCGGACCGGGCACCGTCAGCAGCGGCGTCGCCCGGCGCGGCGTCCCGCTTCTGGCCGGGATCGCCGCCGCCGTGCTCGTGTTCGACGTGCTGACCAAGATCGCGGCCGTCGCGACGCTGGAGCAGCGCCCGCCGCTGGAGCTGCTCGGCGGCGCGGTCTACCTGGTGCTGCTGCGCAACCCGGGTGCGGCCTGGTCGATGGCCACCGGCTACACGTGGGTGCTGACCATCGTCGCGATCGTCGTCGTCGGGGTGATCATCCGGATCGCGCGGCGGCTGGCCTCGACCGGATGGGCGATCGGCCTCGGGCTGGTCCTCGGCGGCGCGCTGGGCAACCTGATCGACCGGTTCTTCCGCTCGCCCGGCCCGCTGCGCGGGCACGTGGTGGACATGGTGTCGCTGTTCGCGCCGGACGGGAGCGTCTGGCCGGTGTTCAACGTCGCCGACTCCTCGATCGTCTGCGGCGGGATCCTGCTGGTGGTGATGGCCGTGCGCGGCATCGAGATCGACGGCACGCGCGCACCGGGCAAGGACGCCGAAGACGGAGCTGGCAAAGCCCTCGGTCACGGGTGA
- a CDS encoding cytochrome c oxidase assembly protein gives MNPAFGGTDTLPPPLDLSRVLTSWTVEPWVLFPVVVLGIAYLLGVRTVRRRGVAWQRSRTVMWFVGLAIIALSTSSVIGEYDNALFSMTAVQHMLLQMVAPTPLGLAAPVTLALRALRGHPRRTLLAVTHSRYLGVLTHPVVAYTLFVVTPFIVIYSPLFELSVSNPIVHNLMHLHFVLVGALLYWPLLGIDPFPNPLPYAMRLLLVFGLGPAHIVLGIPIMLRKELIAPDFFLRIAEVWGSDPFADQKTGGAILWIFGDVVVLLLLAGMFVQWNRSEHREQRRVDRHLDRLHGEASSVAPWWVTDDPRAARRLPDFVQREDTVPAAQEEIR, from the coding sequence ATGAACCCCGCGTTCGGCGGCACCGACACCCTCCCACCGCCTCTTGACCTCTCCCGGGTCCTGACCAGCTGGACCGTCGAGCCCTGGGTGCTGTTTCCGGTGGTGGTACTTGGCATCGCCTACCTGCTCGGCGTCCGTACCGTTCGCCGACGGGGAGTCGCCTGGCAGCGTTCCCGGACGGTGATGTGGTTCGTCGGGCTCGCCATCATCGCCCTGTCGACGAGCTCGGTCATCGGCGAGTACGACAACGCGCTGTTCAGCATGACCGCGGTGCAACACATGCTGTTGCAGATGGTCGCCCCGACTCCACTGGGCCTCGCCGCGCCGGTGACACTCGCGCTCAGGGCGCTGCGCGGGCACCCCAGACGGACCCTGCTGGCCGTCACGCACAGCCGCTACCTGGGCGTGCTGACCCATCCGGTCGTCGCCTACACGCTCTTCGTCGTCACACCGTTCATCGTGATTTACAGTCCGCTGTTCGAGCTCAGCGTGAGCAACCCGATCGTCCACAACCTCATGCATCTGCACTTCGTGCTGGTGGGGGCGCTCCTCTACTGGCCGCTGCTGGGCATCGACCCCTTTCCGAACCCGCTGCCCTACGCGATGCGGCTGCTCCTGGTGTTCGGCCTCGGCCCGGCGCACATCGTTCTGGGGATCCCGATCATGCTGCGCAAGGAGCTGATCGCCCCGGACTTCTTCCTGCGGATCGCCGAGGTCTGGGGCTCGGACCCGTTCGCCGACCAGAAGACGGGTGGAGCCATCTTGTGGATCTTCGGCGATGTCGTGGTGCTCCTGCTGCTGGCCGGGATGTTCGTCCAATGGAACCGCAGTGAGCATCGGGAACAGCGTCGCGTCGACCGTCATCTGGACCGGCTGCACGGCGAGGCGTCCAGCGTCGCGCCGTGGTGGGTGACCGACGACCCGCGAGCCGCGCGCCGCCTACCCGACTTCGTCCAGCGTGAGGACACCGTCCCGGCGGCACAGGAGGAGATACGGTGA
- a CDS encoding carbonic anhydrase, translating to MSSCGIGSARPRLLVIACDDAQVALSRVAEVESPEMFELRTVRGRVPWFTGQPTGAAAVIDYVVAELQVSRIIVLGHVPCGHNPGGLRSVANVKSFAGARARSGDTRTRGAAESRAAQSHVVRQVCALRGYPVVRDAIVDRGVKVDAWLHDATSGSLQAYAPSTRTFVSL from the coding sequence GTGTCCAGCTGCGGCATCGGCTCGGCACGGCCCAGGTTGCTGGTCATCGCCTGCGACGACGCCCAGGTCGCGCTGTCACGGGTGGCGGAGGTCGAGTCGCCGGAGATGTTCGAGTTGCGCACCGTGCGGGGCCGGGTCCCCTGGTTCACCGGGCAGCCCACCGGTGCGGCAGCCGTCATCGACTATGTGGTCGCGGAACTGCAGGTGTCCCGGATCATCGTGCTGGGCCATGTCCCGTGCGGGCACAACCCCGGAGGGCTCCGGTCGGTGGCGAACGTGAAGTCCTTCGCCGGTGCCCGGGCGCGCAGCGGCGACACGAGGACGCGCGGTGCGGCGGAGAGCCGAGCGGCGCAGTCGCATGTGGTGCGCCAGGTGTGTGCGTTGCGCGGCTACCCGGTGGTCCGGGATGCGATTGTCGACCGCGGCGTGAAGGTCGACGCGTGGCTGCACGACGCGACGTCCGGCTCGTTGCAGGCCTACGCCCCGTCGACCCGGACGTTCGTGTCGTTGTGA
- a CDS encoding M23 family metallopeptidase, with amino-acid sequence MTSALERHPGPGGTMSPDMSLQPATAGGESHGPPALDSLTKASRLADDLARLASTRSEAMAAGAPDAAMTRDGASFVKPTTGTLTSSAGPRWGSTHYGLDIANRIGTPIFAVADGVVIDSGPASGFGLWVRIRHQDGSISIYGHIDRSLVKRGQTVRAGDRIALMGNRGQSTGSHLHLEIRDEGGTKLDPQTWLRKRGISVE; translated from the coding sequence ATGACCAGCGCGTTGGAACGCCATCCGGGACCGGGCGGCACCATGTCCCCAGACATGAGCCTGCAGCCGGCAACGGCCGGCGGAGAGAGCCACGGACCGCCGGCGCTGGATTCGCTGACCAAGGCGAGCCGGCTCGCCGACGACCTCGCCCGACTCGCCTCGACCCGCTCCGAGGCGATGGCCGCCGGTGCACCCGATGCGGCGATGACCCGGGACGGCGCATCCTTCGTCAAACCGACGACCGGCACCCTCACCTCCTCCGCCGGCCCGAGGTGGGGCAGCACGCACTACGGCCTCGACATCGCCAACCGCATCGGTACCCCGATCTTCGCGGTGGCCGACGGCGTCGTGATCGACTCCGGTCCCGCGTCCGGCTTCGGCCTCTGGGTCCGCATCCGGCACCAGGACGGCTCGATCAGTATCTACGGCCACATCGACCGCAGCCTCGTCAAGCGGGGCCAGACCGTGCGCGCCGGGGACCGCATCGCGCTGATGGGCAATCGAGGCCAGTCCACCGGGTCGCATCTGCATCTGGAGATCCGCGACGAGGGTGGCACCAAGCTCGATCCTCAGACGTGGTTGCGCAAGCGCGGCATCTCCGTCGAGTGA
- a CDS encoding M20/M25/M40 family metallo-hydrolase, giving the protein MAVAVAAVLVSACGSATREAPPIGQPPAVVSPDGELVGALSGEVSETGALAHLRALQEIADRNGGNRASPGPGYDASVDYVVGVVDAAGLDVTTPSYEPPDEEGTGGDGSLRNVIAQTRNGDTGQVVVVGAHLDSVREGPGMVDNGSGVAILLEIATRLSASPPPRNAIRFAFFGSEEEGLVGSTSYLDGLSADDRRKIKLYLNVDMAASPNAGYFVQGGKGDDAATAGPPGSAAVARVLADRMSRTVPGPETIEFVGDDESPFVEAGIPSGGAENGDSGTKSEDQARRWGGQPGLAFDRCYHAACDRLDNVNTVVLNNYLRTVAGTVAHFATSGEGLPR; this is encoded by the coding sequence GTGGCCGTGGCCGTGGCCGCTGTCTTGGTATCGGCCTGCGGATCGGCGACCCGAGAGGCACCACCGATCGGCCAACCCCCGGCCGTCGTCTCACCCGACGGAGAGCTGGTTGGAGCGCTCTCGGGCGAGGTGAGCGAGACCGGTGCGCTGGCCCACCTCCGAGCGCTGCAGGAGATCGCCGACCGGAACGGGGGCAACCGTGCTTCCCCAGGACCGGGATACGACGCAAGTGTCGACTACGTGGTCGGGGTGGTGGACGCAGCCGGCCTCGACGTCACCACCCCGTCGTACGAGCCTCCTGATGAGGAGGGCACCGGCGGCGACGGCTCTCTCCGGAACGTCATCGCGCAGACGCGAAACGGCGACACAGGACAGGTCGTCGTCGTCGGAGCGCATCTGGACTCCGTTCGCGAGGGCCCGGGCATGGTCGACAACGGATCGGGTGTGGCGATCCTGCTGGAGATCGCGACCCGCCTGAGCGCCTCGCCGCCGCCCCGGAACGCCATCCGGTTCGCCTTCTTCGGTTCGGAGGAGGAAGGACTGGTGGGTTCGACGAGCTACCTGGACGGCCTGTCCGCCGACGATCGCCGCAAGATCAAGCTATACCTGAACGTCGACATGGCCGCGTCACCGAACGCGGGTTACTTCGTGCAGGGCGGGAAGGGCGACGACGCGGCGACGGCCGGCCCTCCTGGTTCGGCCGCGGTCGCCCGCGTACTCGCCGACCGGATGAGCCGGACGGTGCCCGGCCCGGAGACCATCGAGTTCGTCGGAGACGACGAATCGCCGTTCGTCGAAGCGGGCATCCCAAGCGGTGGAGCGGAGAACGGGGACAGCGGGACCAAGAGCGAGGACCAGGCTCGACGGTGGGGTGGACAACCGGGTCTGGCATTCGACCGCTGCTACCACGCGGCGTGCGATCGCCTCGACAACGTCAACACCGTCGTGCTGAACAACTACCTCCGCACCGTCGCGGGGACCGTTGCCCACTTCGCGACGTCCGGCGAGGGACTCCCCCGCTGA
- a CDS encoding class I SAM-dependent methyltransferase, with translation MTGDYQRRLDRGRRYWDRLSPVVSSLEQAAVAVDAYGLHHLDLAPGQQVLDIGCGAGAALPSLRGAVGPTGRVLGVDNSPRMLDLARGRLAESDWVNVDVLEADFARTTWPPGGFDAAVAVFALSAMADLPGALVVAERVLRPGGRLLVVDLNLTPRGWPAPLLWLVRELYRRRVGASAEDLLGAAGAVFCSVAVLDLPGHPGAGPRGRPWPPLTAFVATTSAEEQHRAAIGPRRAG, from the coding sequence GTGACCGGGGACTACCAGCGTCGACTGGACCGGGGTCGTCGTTACTGGGACCGGCTCAGCCCCGTCGTGTCGTCGCTCGAACAGGCTGCGGTGGCCGTCGACGCCTACGGCCTGCACCACCTCGATCTCGCACCCGGCCAGCAGGTGCTGGACATCGGCTGCGGCGCCGGCGCAGCGCTGCCGTCGCTCCGCGGCGCCGTCGGGCCGACCGGTCGGGTACTCGGCGTGGACAACAGCCCACGGATGCTCGACCTCGCCCGCGGCCGGCTCGCCGAGAGCGACTGGGTCAACGTCGACGTCCTCGAGGCGGACTTCGCGCGAACGACATGGCCGCCCGGAGGCTTCGACGCAGCGGTCGCGGTCTTCGCGCTGAGCGCGATGGCCGACCTGCCCGGGGCGCTCGTCGTCGCGGAGCGGGTTCTCCGCCCCGGGGGCCGACTGCTGGTGGTGGACCTGAACCTGACCCCGAGGGGTTGGCCGGCGCCGCTGCTCTGGCTGGTCCGTGAGCTCTACCGGCGCAGGGTGGGAGCGTCGGCCGAGGACCTCCTGGGTGCCGCCGGCGCGGTGTTCTGCAGCGTCGCCGTGCTCGACCTTCCCGGTCATCCCGGCGCCGGTCCCCGAGGCCGGCCGTGGCCACCGCTCACGGCGTTCGTCGCCACCACATCGGCGGAAGAGCAGCACCGCGCGGCCATTGGACCTCGTCGTGCCGGCTGA
- a CDS encoding c-type cytochrome, with protein sequence MTSLTLALLVVGALYMAFAPQPQSASGQPDDAAMTAQGQQLYTNTCITCHGSNLQGVTDRGPSLIGVGDAAVYFQVGTGRMPMAAQTAQAPRKPPLPQFDPNTPEGQSNLAALGAYVQANGGGPRTPAGPDTSLRGDDPARGGQLFRLNCASCHNFTGVGGALSSGKYAPPLNQASNREIYTALLSGPQNMPRFSEQQLTPAEKKDIIAYIESVADGDNNPGGSRLGGIGPTSEGIVAFVVGMAALIGFAMWLGAKS encoded by the coding sequence ATGACGAGTCTGACCCTGGCGCTGCTCGTGGTCGGCGCGTTGTACATGGCGTTCGCTCCGCAGCCCCAGTCGGCGAGTGGACAGCCCGACGACGCGGCCATGACCGCCCAGGGTCAGCAGCTCTACACCAACACCTGCATCACCTGTCACGGGTCGAACCTGCAGGGCGTCACCGACCGGGGCCCGAGCCTGATCGGCGTCGGCGACGCCGCGGTGTATTTCCAGGTCGGGACCGGGCGGATGCCGATGGCCGCACAGACGGCGCAGGCACCACGTAAGCCGCCGCTGCCGCAGTTCGACCCGAACACCCCGGAGGGCCAGTCCAACCTCGCCGCGCTCGGGGCCTACGTGCAGGCCAACGGCGGCGGCCCGAGGACCCCAGCGGGGCCGGACACATCGCTTCGGGGGGACGACCCGGCCCGCGGCGGCCAGCTGTTCCGGCTGAACTGCGCCTCGTGTCACAACTTCACCGGGGTCGGGGGAGCGCTGTCGTCCGGCAAGTACGCTCCGCCGCTGAACCAGGCCAGCAACCGCGAGATCTACACCGCGCTCCTGAGCGGCCCGCAGAACATGCCCCGCTTCTCCGAGCAGCAGCTGACCCCGGCGGAGAAGAAGGACATCATCGCCTACATCGAGTCGGTCGCCGATGGCGACAACAATCCCGGAGGATCCCGGCTCGGCGGCATCGGACCGACGTCCGAGGGCATCGTGGCGTTCGTGGTCGGCATGGCCGCTCTCATCGGGTTCGCCATGTGGTTGGGAGCGAAGAGCTAG
- the ctaD gene encoding cytochrome c oxidase subunit I, with translation MTAVAPTPTPITSSPHPVRRTGKGSTLLKMLRTTDPKDIAIMYLITSFGFFLAGGAMALLVRAELARPEMQFLSTEQYNQLFTMHGTIMLLLYATPILFGFANYIVPLQIGAPDVAFPRLNAFSYWLFLFGGLTVISGFLTPGGAADFGWFAYTPLSNAIHSPGPGGDLWAIGLIVSGLGTILGGVNFVTTIVCMRAPGMTMFRMPIFTWNIFITALLTLIAFPILTAGLFGLLVDRQLGGHVFDPANGGVILWQHLFWFFGHPEVYIVALPFFGIVSEIFPVFARKPVFGYKGLIFATIAIAALSVAVWAHHMYATGAVLLSFFSFTTFLIAIPTGVKFVNWIGTMWKGKITFETPMLFAIGFLVTFLFGGLTGILLAAPPIDFNVSDTYFVVAHFHYVLFGTIVFATYAGIYFWFPKMTGRMMDEKLGKLHFWTTFIGFHLTFLVQHWLGNQGMPRRYADYLPTDGFTTLNMISSIGAFVLGASTLPFLYNAFKSYRYGRVVTTDDPWGFGNSLEWATSCPPPRHNFTELPRIRSERPAFDLHYPHLVERARAEAHVGGHPQVAEIVAQGVGKEAQPDDDSRSR, from the coding sequence GTGACCGCCGTCGCGCCCACACCCACGCCGATCACCTCGTCGCCACACCCGGTGCGGCGTACGGGCAAGGGATCCACGCTGCTCAAGATGCTGCGGACGACAGACCCCAAGGACATCGCGATCATGTATCTGATCACGTCCTTCGGGTTCTTCCTGGCCGGCGGTGCCATGGCACTGCTGGTCCGCGCCGAACTGGCACGTCCGGAGATGCAGTTCCTGTCCACCGAGCAGTACAACCAGCTCTTCACCATGCACGGCACGATCATGCTGCTGCTGTACGCGACCCCGATCCTGTTCGGCTTCGCGAACTACATCGTCCCGCTGCAGATCGGTGCCCCGGACGTCGCGTTCCCGCGGCTCAACGCCTTCTCGTACTGGCTGTTCCTGTTCGGCGGCCTGACCGTCATCTCGGGCTTCCTGACCCCGGGCGGTGCCGCGGACTTCGGCTGGTTCGCCTACACCCCGCTGTCCAACGCGATCCACTCACCGGGGCCGGGTGGCGACCTGTGGGCGATCGGGCTGATCGTGTCCGGTCTGGGCACGATCCTCGGTGGCGTCAACTTCGTGACGACGATCGTCTGCATGCGCGCCCCCGGCATGACGATGTTCCGGATGCCGATCTTCACCTGGAACATCTTCATCACGGCGCTGCTGACCCTGATCGCCTTCCCCATCCTCACAGCGGGGCTGTTCGGGCTGCTGGTCGACCGGCAGCTGGGCGGGCACGTGTTCGACCCGGCCAACGGCGGCGTCATCCTCTGGCAGCACCTGTTCTGGTTCTTCGGCCACCCCGAGGTCTACATCGTCGCGCTGCCGTTCTTCGGCATCGTCTCGGAGATCTTCCCGGTGTTCGCCCGCAAGCCGGTCTTCGGCTACAAGGGCCTGATCTTCGCCACGATCGCCATCGCGGCGCTGTCGGTCGCGGTGTGGGCGCACCACATGTACGCCACCGGCGCGGTGCTGCTGTCGTTCTTCTCCTTCACCACGTTCCTGATCGCCATCCCGACCGGCGTCAAGTTCGTGAACTGGATCGGCACGATGTGGAAGGGGAAGATCACGTTCGAGACGCCGATGCTGTTCGCCATCGGCTTCCTCGTGACGTTCCTGTTCGGCGGGCTGACCGGCATCCTGCTCGCCGCGCCGCCGATCGACTTCAACGTCAGCGACACCTACTTCGTGGTCGCGCACTTCCACTACGTGCTGTTCGGCACGATCGTGTTCGCCACCTACGCCGGCATCTACTTCTGGTTCCCGAAGATGACGGGCCGGATGATGGACGAGAAGCTCGGCAAGCTGCACTTCTGGACCACGTTCATCGGGTTCCACCTGACGTTCCTGGTGCAGCACTGGCTCGGCAACCAGGGCATGCCGCGGCGCTACGCGGACTACCTGCCCACGGACGGCTTCACGACGCTGAACATGATCTCCTCGATCGGCGCGTTCGTCCTCGGCGCCTCGACGCTGCCATTCCTCTACAACGCGTTCAAGAGCTACCGCTACGGCCGCGTCGTCACCACCGACGACCCGTGGGGCTTCGGCAACTCGCTGGAGTGGGCGACCTCCTGCCCGCCGCCGCGGCACAACTTCACCGAGCTGCCCCGGATCCGTTCCGAGCGCCCCGCGTTCGACCTGCACTACCCGCACCTGGTCGAGCGTGCCCGCGCCGAGGCGCACGTCGGCGGGCACCCGCAGGTCGCCGAGATCGTCGCCCAGGGCGTGGGCAAGGAAGCGCAACCCGACGACGACTCGAGGTCACGCTGA
- a CDS encoding heparan-alpha-glucosaminide N-acetyltransferase domain-containing protein encodes MDVARGIALLGMIAVHALVGITDDGAPTTSYMTFGGRSAALFAVLTGVAFAFMTRRRRVRPGAEARAAAAALGARACGLLLIGLALGWTDPEIAAVIMPYYAVMFVLAIPLVLLPTGILVGSAVLLVVGVPALSQLIRPALPQPALTNPGFSDLFSDPLGLLSELTLTGAYPALPWLAYLCVGIAVGRARLSSVRTALALLIGGTAAAVAATALSAWLLGPLGGYARIAAATPAAELAEAPRVADFVAISPEGVTPTSTWWWLATVAPHSGTPLDLAQTIGSALAVLGAALLLAHVGRPVAARLLGHLLRPLAAAGSMTLTLYVLSLLFMNSPLDEFEALPGYLFQIVMAMTIAVVWRKAVGRGPLEAALSILATAAGNRVRRDAGDGDPTARARASAAAHERGPTS; translated from the coding sequence GTGGACGTCGCACGGGGCATCGCGCTGCTGGGCATGATCGCGGTGCATGCGCTGGTGGGGATCACCGACGACGGTGCTCCGACCACCAGCTACATGACCTTCGGCGGTCGGTCGGCGGCTCTGTTCGCCGTGCTGACCGGCGTGGCGTTCGCGTTCATGACCCGGCGACGGCGGGTTCGGCCCGGCGCGGAGGCCAGGGCCGCGGCTGCGGCCCTGGGCGCCCGCGCCTGCGGCCTCCTGCTGATCGGGCTCGCACTCGGGTGGACCGACCCGGAGATCGCGGCCGTGATCATGCCGTACTACGCGGTCATGTTCGTGCTGGCGATACCGTTGGTGCTGTTGCCGACGGGGATCCTGGTCGGCTCGGCCGTGCTGCTCGTGGTCGGCGTGCCGGCGTTGTCCCAGCTGATCCGGCCGGCACTACCGCAGCCGGCACTGACCAACCCCGGCTTCTCCGACCTGTTCTCCGACCCGTTGGGTCTGCTCAGCGAACTCACGCTGACGGGCGCCTACCCGGCGTTGCCGTGGCTCGCCTACCTGTGCGTGGGGATCGCGGTCGGGCGGGCGCGTCTGTCCTCGGTGCGGACCGCGCTCGCATTACTCATCGGCGGTACGGCGGCGGCCGTCGCCGCGACCGCGCTGTCCGCGTGGTTGCTCGGACCGCTCGGTGGCTACGCGCGTATCGCCGCCGCCACCCCTGCGGCGGAGCTGGCGGAGGCTCCGAGGGTGGCCGACTTCGTCGCCATCTCGCCGGAGGGGGTCACGCCCACCAGCACCTGGTGGTGGCTGGCGACCGTGGCGCCGCACTCCGGCACACCGTTGGACCTGGCGCAGACCATCGGGTCCGCGCTCGCGGTGCTCGGGGCGGCGCTGCTGCTCGCCCATGTCGGCCGGCCCGTAGCGGCACGGCTGCTCGGGCACCTCCTGCGCCCGCTGGCTGCGGCCGGTTCCATGACCCTGACCCTGTACGTACTCTCGCTGCTGTTCATGAACTCGCCGCTCGACGAGTTCGAGGCCCTTCCCGGCTACCTGTTCCAGATCGTCATGGCCATGACGATCGCCGTGGTATGGCGCAAGGCCGTCGGTCGTGGTCCGCTGGAGGCCGCCCTGTCGATACTCGCCACTGCCGCCGGGAACCGGGTCCGACGCGACGCGGGGGACGGAGACCCGACCGCACGCGCGCGGGCGAGCGCCGCGGCGCACGAGCGCGGCCCGACGTCGTGA
- a CDS encoding heavy metal translocating P-type ATPase, with protein sequence MPDPQTSTTSRVLHYDILVGGMTCAACAHRVERRLNKLDGVVATVNYATERARVECPPGTDPRTLITQVEGAGYSARRIDDLVDTADAGPERRVADLRRRLAVAAVLAVPLADMSLALSLFPELRFSGWEWVFLALAAPMVGWCAWPFHRAALNGLRHRTSSMDTLVSLGVVAATAWSLWVIFRGGAAEPGFGTGWAALTRTDDALYLDVAAVVITFLLAGRFFEARAKRTAGSAMRALLAWGAKDVEVLRDGRAVRVPVADLLLGDRFTVRPGEKVATDAVVVEGRSALDTSVITGEAVPREVLPGDDVVGGTVNTGGRLVLQATRVGADTQLSRMARLVEQAQEGKASAQRLADRVSAVFVPAVVVLALATLAGWLLAGQPVSAAVTASIAVLIVACPCALGLATPTAILVGTGRGAQLGIFLKGPQALESTRALDTVVFDKTGTLTEGRMRVDEIRAGAGSPPDEILAVAAAVEQASEHPIAAAIVAAGPDRPPSVEDFEALAGLGARGRVGRREVLIGRPRLLAEHGYPPDPDLDEERHRMEAQGTTVVVVGWDDRVRGLLAVTDQVRPTAAAAVTALRQLGLTPVMLTGDNPRTAAAVAEAVGIDDHDGGVIAEAMPEDKVEVVRRLRSQGRTVAVIGDGINDAAALAAADLGIAVGRGTDAAIEAADVVLGRDDLLIVADAVELARRTHRTIRWNLVWAFGYNVAALPLAVAGLLNPLIAGAAMALSSVFVVAHSLRLRRFEPSRPSPTPSGASRCSTVPGLGRDHRRPVAR encoded by the coding sequence ATGCCCGACCCGCAGACCAGCACGACCAGCCGCGTCCTGCACTACGACATCCTCGTGGGCGGCATGACGTGTGCCGCGTGCGCCCATCGCGTCGAGCGGAGACTGAACAAGCTCGACGGGGTCGTCGCGACGGTCAACTACGCGACCGAACGGGCGCGGGTGGAGTGCCCGCCGGGGACGGACCCCCGGACGCTGATTACCCAGGTCGAGGGGGCCGGGTACAGCGCGCGCCGGATCGACGACCTCGTCGACACCGCCGACGCCGGGCCGGAGAGGCGGGTCGCCGACCTGCGCCGCAGGCTCGCCGTCGCTGCGGTCCTCGCCGTTCCGCTCGCCGACATGTCGCTGGCATTATCCCTGTTCCCGGAACTGCGGTTCTCCGGCTGGGAATGGGTGTTCCTCGCGCTGGCGGCGCCGATGGTGGGGTGGTGCGCCTGGCCGTTCCACCGTGCCGCGCTGAACGGGTTGCGGCACCGCACGTCGTCGATGGACACGCTGGTCTCGCTCGGCGTCGTCGCGGCGACGGCATGGTCTCTCTGGGTGATCTTCCGCGGCGGGGCGGCGGAGCCGGGCTTCGGCACCGGGTGGGCCGCACTGACCCGGACCGACGACGCCCTGTACCTCGACGTCGCCGCGGTCGTGATCACGTTCCTGCTGGCCGGCCGGTTCTTCGAGGCGCGGGCCAAGCGCACGGCGGGTTCGGCCATGCGTGCACTGCTCGCCTGGGGGGCCAAGGACGTCGAGGTCCTCCGGGACGGCCGGGCGGTCCGCGTCCCGGTCGCCGACCTTCTCCTCGGCGACCGTTTCACGGTGCGTCCGGGGGAGAAGGTCGCGACGGACGCGGTGGTCGTCGAGGGTCGCTCCGCGCTGGACACGAGCGTCATCACGGGTGAGGCGGTACCCCGCGAGGTCCTGCCCGGTGACGACGTGGTGGGCGGCACGGTGAACACGGGCGGGCGGCTCGTCCTGCAGGCGACCCGGGTCGGGGCCGACACCCAGCTGTCGCGGATGGCCCGTCTCGTCGAGCAGGCCCAGGAGGGCAAGGCCTCGGCCCAACGCCTGGCCGACCGGGTCTCGGCGGTGTTCGTCCCGGCCGTCGTCGTCCTCGCGCTCGCCACCCTCGCCGGCTGGCTGCTCGCCGGGCAGCCGGTGTCCGCCGCCGTCACGGCCTCGATCGCCGTGCTCATCGTGGCCTGCCCCTGCGCACTCGGGCTGGCCACCCCGACGGCGATCCTGGTCGGTACCGGGCGGGGCGCTCAGCTCGGCATCTTCCTCAAGGGACCCCAGGCCCTCGAGTCGACCCGGGCGCTGGACACGGTCGTCTTCGACAAGACCGGCACCCTCACCGAGGGGCGGATGCGCGTCGACGAGATCCGCGCCGGCGCGGGATCCCCACCTGACGAGATCCTGGCCGTCGCCGCAGCCGTCGAGCAGGCCTCCGAGCACCCGATCGCCGCGGCGATCGTCGCGGCGGGCCCGGACCGTCCCCCGTCGGTCGAGGACTTCGAGGCCCTCGCCGGCCTCGGCGCCCGGGGCCGGGTCGGCCGCCGCGAGGTGCTCATCGGCCGACCGCGGCTGCTGGCCGAACACGGCTACCCGCCGGACCCGGACCTCGACGAGGAACGGCATCGTATGGAGGCGCAGGGCACCACGGTCGTCGTGGTCGGCTGGGACGACAGGGTCCGGGGGCTCCTGGCGGTGACCGACCAGGTCCGCCCGACGGCGGCGGCCGCCGTGACCGCCCTGCGGCAGCTCGGGCTCACCCCCGTGATGCTCACCGGCGACAACCCCCGTACGGCCGCCGCGGTCGCCGAGGCCGTAGGGATCGACGACCACGACGGCGGCGTGATCGCCGAGGCGATGCCCGAGGACAAGGTCGAGGTCGTCCGTCGCCTCCGGTCGCAGGGGCGGACGGTCGCCGTGATCGGCGACGGGATCAACGACGCCGCGGCCCTCGCCGCCGCCGACCTCGGCATCGCGGTGGGCCGCGGAACCGACGCCGCGATCGAGGCGGCCGACGTGGTCCTCGGCCGCGACGATCTCCTGATCGTCGCCGACGCCGTCGAGCTTGCCCGGCGTACCCACCGGACGATCCGCTGGAACCTGGTGTGGGCGTTCGGCTACAACGTCGCGGCGCTGCCGCTCGCCGTCGCCGGACTGCTCAACCCGCTGATCGCGGGCGCGGCGATGGCGTTGTCCTCGGTGTTCGTCGTCGCCCACAGCCTGCGGCTGAGACGGTTCGAGCCAAGCCGGCCATCGCCGACCCCGTCCGGCGCCTCGCGATGTTCCACGGTGCCCGGACTTGGGCGTGACCATCGACGGCCGGTGGCGCGGTGA